One part of the Paramormyrops kingsleyae isolate MSU_618 chromosome 2, PKINGS_0.4, whole genome shotgun sequence genome encodes these proteins:
- the LOC111833720 gene encoding neurogenic locus notch homolog protein 1 isoform X2 produces MVFVLYKKRQGLRCSLPTETCLNGGRCEATPDGNGECKCPDSFVGSRCQFPNPCIYSPCKNGGSCRALVRDNTADFACSCRLGFSDRLCLTPTHNACVSAPCRNGGTCDLVSLKEYRCRCPPGWSGKQCQQADPCASNPCANGGQCIPFESHYICTCTPFFTGQTCKQDVNECALSPSPCKNGGMCINQVGSYHCNCPQEYTGMHCEAPYLPCSPSPCHNGGTCVQKGDSTYECTCLPGFTSQNCEHNIDDCLEHRCQNGGTCVDGVNTYNCQCRPEWTGQFCTEDVDECQLMPNACQNGGTCHNTHGSYHCVCVNGWTGDDCSENIDDCANAACYSGATCHDRVASFFCECPHGRTGLLCHLDDACISNPCQRGSNCDTNPVNGKAICTCPLGYFGSACDQDVDECSLGANPCEHAGKCLNTKGSFQCRCLQGYSGPRCEMDVNECMSNPCRNDATCLDQIGGFHCICMPGYEGVFCEINTDECSSTPCLNNGRCVDRINGFHCECPKGFSGNLCEVDFDECASTPCKNGAKCTDGPNKYTCECAEGYTGVHCETDINECYSDPCHYGTCKDGLASFTCYCRPGYVGRLCETNINECLSQPCQNGGTCQDQENGYVCTCPKGTTGQNCEVNLDDCKSRPCDYGTCIDKIDGYECVCEPGYAGTMCNINIDDCAPNPCHNGGTCLDEINGFTCVCPEGYHDAMCLSQINECISNPCIHGYCEDEAKGYKCICHSGWSGQNCDINKDECESNPCVNGGTCKDMTGGYVCTCRVGFSGPNCQTNINECASNPCLNQGTCIDDVAGYKCNCLLPYTGENCESLLAPCNPKPCKNGGMCQTSEDYERFSCVCPDGWQGQTCEVDINECVKSPCRNGATCQNTLGGYRCSCRAGFTGRNCETDIDDCKPNPCRNGGFCRDEVDGFTCTCLPGFRGLKCEEDINECDSNPCKNGANCTDCVNSYTCTCPAGFSGIHCENNTPDCTESSCFNGGTCVDGINAFTCLCPPGFMGSYCQHDINECDSRPCLNGGTCQDTYGTYKCTCAHGYTGLNCQNLVRWCDSSPCKNTGTCWQTGTSYSCECQSGWTGLYCDVPSVSCEVAAKRQGVDVTHLCRNSGQCLDAGNTHYCRCQAGYTGSYCEEQVDECLPNPCQNGATCTDYLGGYSCECVPGYHGANCSKEINECLSHPCQNGGTCIDLINTYKCSCPRGTQGVHCEINVDDCTPFVEPLTREPKCFNNGKCVDRVGGYSCVCPPGYVGERCEGDVNECLSNPCDPRGTQNCIQLTNNYHCECRTGYTGQRCDTVFDGCQTKPCRNGGTCAVASNTPRGFICKCPPGYSGSTCENDARSCGSLRCRNGGTCVSGQKSPKCLCPAGFTGPECQHATEGPCSSSPCYNGGTCEPVAEAPFYRCVCPANFNGLLCHILDYTFGGGFGRDITPPPEISVSCEVTQCEGRRGNEICDSLCNNHACGWDGGDCSLNFDDPWQNCSAALQCWRYFNDGKCDEQCDNAGCLYDGFDCQDTEGQCNPLYDQYCKDHYADGHCDQGCNNAECEWDGLDCADNVPEKLADGSLVLVVHIAPERLRNDSAAFLRELSRVIHTNVVFRRDARGNPMIFPYYGSEHELRRHKIKRSTNGWGPRAPAVSGRGATLGARRRRELDQMQIKGSVVYLEIDNRQCYLQSDDCFQSATDVAAFLGALASSGHLNVPYIIEAVTSENKTPASSELYPVYVVLAAVVLLAFLGVGMMVSRKRQREHGQLWFPEGFKTTEPNKKKRREPVGEDSVGLKPLKNSLDVSLMDDNLNEWEDEAMSDTKRFRFEAAMLDLDDQTDHRQWTQQHLDAADLRNPSMAPTPPQGEMENDCMDVNVRGPDGFTPLMIASCSGGGLETGNSEEEEDASANVISDFIYQGANLHNQTDRTGETALHLAARYARSDAAKRLLEASADANVQDNMGRTPLHAAVAADAQGVFQILIRNRATDLDARMHDGTTPLILAARLAVEGMVEELINCHADVNAIDDFGKSALHWAAAVNNVDAAVVLLKNGANKDMQNNKEETPLFLAAREGSYETAKVLLEHFANREIADHVDRLPRDIAQERMHHDIVRLLDEHSLVRSPAMHSGPMSATLSPALCSPNDYLGGSMKTSSQGKKARKPGAKGVCGKDSKDMKARKKKIQDGKCSLLDSSAVLSPVDSLESPHGYMSDVASPPMMNSPFQQSPMSLSHLQGMPDIGVSHPVMAGKQDLAQMQFDLVPPRLSHLPVSSPSSSGSMTMAMGGAGGAMNSQCDWLSRMHAGLSQQAVFNSMRGAGGGQHGMVPPLRGDRPTTTLSPMMGYQGMQNSHLTTQTHLMQVQQMAPVQQNLQQLQQSLQLQHQNSNTATGGHIISQNFISSDLSSSDLQPVSGSSLPVHTILPQEAQMLPSSLGQTMASTQFLTPPSQHSYSTPMDNTPSHQIQVPDHPFLTPSPGSPDQWSSSSPHSNMSDWSEGISSPPTSMQSQIGLVPDQFK; encoded by the exons ATGGTTTTCGTATTATATAAAAAACGTCAAG GTTTACGATGTTCTCTGCCCACTGAAACATGTCTGAATGGAGGGAGGTGTGAAGCGACCCCAGATGGCAACGGGGAATGCAA ATGCCCGGACAGTTTTGTGGGGAGCCGCTGCCAGTTTCCCAACCCCTGCATCTACTCGCCGTGCAAGAACGGCGGGTCCTGCCGCGCGCTCGTCCGCGACAACACCGCCGACTTCGCCTGCTCCTGCCGGCTGGGCTTCTCCGACCGCCTGTGCCTGACGCCCACCCACAACGCGTGTGTCAGCGCCCCCTGCCGCAACGGCGGCACCTGCGACCTCGTCAGCCTCAAGGAGTACAGGTGTCGCTGCCCGCCAGGGTGGTCAG GTAAACAATGTCAGCAAGCAGACCCATGTGCCTCGAACCCCTGTGCCAACGGTGGGCAGTGCATCCCATTTGAATCCCATTACATCTGCACCTGCACCCCGTTCTTCACGGGCCAGACCTGCAAGCAGGACGTGAATGAGTGCGCCCTGAGTCCCTCCCCCTGCAAGAACGGGGGCATGTGCATCAACCAAGTGGGCTCCTACCACTGCAACTGCCCCCAGGAGTACACGGGCATGCACTGCGAGGCCCCCTACCTGCCCTGCAGCCCGTCTCCATGCCACAACGGGGGCACCTGCGTCCAGAAGGGTGACTCCACCTACGAGTGCACCTGCCTGCCAG GGTTCACCAGCCAGAACTGCGAGCACAACATCGACGACTGCCTGGAGCACCGCTGTCAGAACGGGGGCACCTGTGTGGACGGCGTGAACACCTATAACTGCCAGTGCCGGCCCGAGTGGACAG GCCAGTTCTGCACCGAGGACGTGGACGAGTGCCAGCTGATGCCCAACGCGTGCCAGAACGGCGGTACCTGCCACAACACGCACGGCAGCTACCACTGCGTCTGCGTCAACGGCTGGACGGGCGACGACTGCAGCGAGAACATCGACGACTGCGCCAACGCCGCCTGCTACAGCGGCGCCACCTGCCACGACCGCGTCGCCTCCTTCTTCTGCGAGTGTCCCCACGGCCGCACGG gcTTGCTGTGTCACCTAGACGACGCCTGCATCAGCAACCCGTGCCAGCGAGGCTCCAACTGCGACACCAACCCCGTCAACGGGAAGGCCATCTGCACTTGCCCCCTGGGTTACTTCGGCTCCGCCTGCGACCAGGACGTCGACGAGTGCTCCCTGG GCGCCAACCCGTGTGAACATGCCGGGAAGTGCCTGAACACCAAGGGCTCCTTCCAGTGCCGCTGCCTGCAGGGATACTCGGGGCCGCGCTGCGAGATGGACGTCAACGAGTGCATGTCCAACCCGTGCAGGAACGACGCCACCTGCCTGGACCAGATCGGGGGCTTCCACTGCATCTGCATGCCAG GTTACGAGGGAGTCTTCTGCGAGATCAACACAGATGAATGCTCCAGCACGCCGTGCCTGAACAACGGGAGGTGTGTGGACAGAATCAACGGCTTCCACTGCGAGTGTCCCAAAG GATTCTCCGGGAACTTGTGCGAGGTGGACTTCGACGAGTGcgccagcacaccctgcaagaACGGGGCCAAGTGCACCGACGGGCCCAACAAGTACACCTGCGAGTGCGCCGAAG GATACACGGGCGTGCACTGCGAGACGGACATAAACGAGTGCTACTCGGACCCCTGTCACTACGGTACCTGCAAGGACGGCCTGGCCTCCTTCACCTGCTACTGCCGGCCGGGGTACGTGGGACGCCTGTGCGAGACCAACATCAACGAGTGCCTGAGTCAGCCGTGCCAGAATGGGGGCACCTGCCAGGACCAGGAGAACGGCTACGTCTGTACCTGCCCCAAGGGCACCACAG GACAGAACTGCGAAGTCAACCTGGATGATTGCAAGAGCCGGCCGTGCGACTATGGCACCTGCATCGACAAGATCGATGGCTATGAGTGCGTGTGCGAGCCCGGCTACGCAG GAACAATGTGCAACATCAACATTGACGACTGCGCACCTAACCCCTGTCACAACGGCGGGACCTGTCTCGATGAAATCAATGGGTTCACCTGCGTGTGCCCCGAGGGCTACCACGATGCCATGTGTCTCTCTCAAATCAACGAGTGCATCAGCAACCCATGTATCCACGGATACTGCGAGGATGAGGCCAAAGG TTACAAGTGCATCTGTCATTCTGGCTGGAGTGGCCAGAACTGTGACATCAACAAAGATGAGTGCGAGTCCAACCCCTGCGTCAATGGTGGCACCTGCAAGGACATGACAGGCGGCTACGTGTGCACATGCCGCGTGGGGTTCAGCG GCCCTAACTGCCAAACGAACATAAACGAATGTGCGTCCAACCCCTGCTTGAACCAGGGTACCTGCATTGACGACGTGGCTGGATACAAGTGCAACTGCTTGCTGCCGTACACTG GTGAGAACTGCGAGAGCTTGCTGGCTCCCTGTAACCCGAAACCCTGTAAGAATGGAGGCATGTGTCAGACATCAGAGGACTACGAGAGGTTTTCCTGCGTGTGCCCCGACGGGTGGCAAG GTCAAACGTGTGAGGTGGACATCAACGAGTGTGTGAAGAGCCCCTGCCGTAATGGGGCCACATGCCAGAACACTTTGGGGGGGTACCGCTGCAGCTGCAGAGCCGGCTTCACGGGACGTAACTGCGAGACGGACATCGACGACTGCAAGCCCA ACCCTTGCAGGAACGGGGGCTTCTGCAGGGACGAGGTGGACGGATTCACCTGCACCTGCCTGCCCGGCTTCCGGGGCCTCAAATGCGAGGAGGACATCAACGAGTGCGACAGCAACCCCTGCAAGAACGGCGCCAACTGCACCGACTGTGTCAACAGCTACACGTGCACCTGCCCGGCGGGTTTCAGCGGCATCCACTGCGAGAACAACACGCCCGACTGCACGGAAAG CTCCTGCTTCAATGGTGGCACGTGCGTGGATGGCATCAACGCCTTCACCTGCCTGTGCCCACCAGGCTTCATGGGCAGCTACTGCCAACATGACATCAACGAGTGTGACTCTAGGCCCTGTCTGAACGGGGGCACCTGCCAGGACACGTACGGCACGTACAAGTGCACCTGTGCGCACGGCTACACCGGGCTGAACTGCCAG AACCTGGTGCGCTGGTGTGACTCGTCACCCTGCAAGAACACGGGCACCTGCTGGCAGACGGGCACGTCGTACAGCTGCGAGTGTCAGAGCGGCTGGACGGGCCTCTACTGCGACGTGCCCAGCGTGTCCTGTGAGGTGGCGGCCAAGCGGCAAG GCGTGGACGTAACTCACCTGTGCCGGAACTCCGGCCAGTGCCTGGATGCTGGGAACACCCATTACTGCCGATGCCAGGCCGGATACACGGGCAGTTACTGCGAGGAGCAGGTGGACGAGTGCCTCCCCAACCCCTGCCAGAACGGAGCCACCTGCACAGACTACCTGGGGGGATACTCCTGCGAG tGCGTGCCAGGGTACCACGGGGCGAACTGCTCTAAGGAGATCAATGAGTGCCTCTCCCACCCCTGTCAAAACGGAGGCACATGCATCGACTTAATCAATACCTACAAGTGCTCCTGTCCCCGAGGCACACAAG GCGTCCACTGCGAGATCAACGTGGACGACTGCACGCCCTTCGTGGAGCCGCTGACCCGCGAGCCCAAGTGCTTCAACAACGGCAAATGCGTGGACCGTGTGGGCGGCTACAGCTGCGTGTGCCCGCCGGGCTACGTGGGCGAGCGCTGCGAGGGTGATGTCAATGAGTGCCTGTCCAACCCCTGCGACCCCCGCGGCACCCAGAACTGCATCCAGCTCACCAACAACTACCACTGCGAGTGCCGCACTGGATACACAG GCCAGCGCTGCGACACCGTGTTTGACGGCTGCCAGACCAAGCCCTGCCGCAATGGGGGCACCTGCGCCGTGGCCAGCAACACGCCCCGAGGCTTCATCTGCAAGTGCCCACCG GGCTACAGCGGGTCCACATGCGAAAACGACGCCCGCTCATGCGGCAGCCTGCGGTGCCGGAACGGGGGCACGTGCGTCTCGGGACAGAAGAGCCCCAAGTGCCTGTGCCCGGCAGGCTTCACGGGGCCCGAGTGCCAGCACGCCACCGAGGGGCCCTGCAGCTCCAGCCCCTGCTACAACGGGGGCACATGCGAGCCAGTGGCTGAGGCGCCCTTCTACCGCTGCGTCTGCCCTGCCAATTTCAACGGGCTGCTCTGCCACATCCTGGACTACACGTTCGGGGGCGGGTTCGGGCGTGACATCACACCGCCGCCCGAGATCTCGGTCAGCTGCGAGGTCACGCAGTGCGAGGGTCGCCGCGGCAACGAAATCTGCGACAGCCTGTGCAACAACCACGCGTGCGGCTGGGATGGCGGCGACTGCTCGCTCAACTTCGACGACCCCTGGCAGAACTGCTCCGCGGCGCTGCAGTGCTGGCGCTACTTCAACGACGGCAAGTGCGACGAGCAATGCGACAACGCAGGCTGCCTCTACGATGGCTTCGACTGCCAGGACACCGAGGGCCAGTGCAA CCCCCTGTATGACCAGTACTGTAAGGACCACTATGCGGACGGCCACTGTGACCAGGGCTGCAACAACGCAGAGTGTGAGTGGGACGGCCTGGACTGCGCCGACAACGTGCCGGAGAAGCTGGCTGACGGCAGCCTGGTCCTGGTGGTGCACATAGCTCCGGAGCGGCTGAGGAACGACTCGGCGGCCTTCCTGCGCGAGCTCAGCCGCGTCATCCACACCAACGTGGTGTTCCGGCGCGACGCGCGGGGCAACCCCATGATCTTCCCGTACTATGGAAGCGAACACGAGCTCCGCCGCCACAAGATCAAGCGCTCGACCAACGGCTGGGGCCCCCGTGCCCCCGCGGTGTCCGGCCGTGGTGCCACACTTGGCGCCCGGCGCCGCAGGGAGCTGGATCAGATGCAGATTAAGGG GTCCGTGGTGTACCTGGAGATTGACAACCGCCAGTGTTACCTGCAGTCTGACGACTGCTTCCAGAGTGCCACCGATGTGGCCGCCTTCCTTGGAGCACTGGCCTCCAGTGGCCACTTGAACGTGCCCTACATCATCGAGGCCGTTACCA GCGAGAACAAGACCCCGGCGTCTTCGGAGCTGTACCCAGTCTATGTGGTCTTGGCGGCCGTGGTCCTGCTGGCCTTCCTCGGCGTGGGAATGATGGTCTCCCGTAAGCGGCAGCGCGAGCATGGGCAGCTCTGGTTCCCCGAGGGGTTCAAGACCACCGAGCCCAACAAGAAAAAGAGGAGAGAACCGGTTGGGGAAGACTCCGTGGGACTCAA GCCACTGAAGAACTCCTTAGACGTGTCCCTGATGGACGACAACCTGAACGAGTGGGAAGACGAGGCAATGTCAGACACCAAGCGTTTCAGG TTTGAGGCTGCGATGCTGGACTTAGATGACCAGACCGATCACCGGCAGTGGACCCAGCAGCACCTGGATGCGGCAGATCTGCGCAATCCATCCATGGCACCCACACCCCCACAGGGCGAGATGGAAAACGACTGTATGGATGTCAACGTCCGTGGTCCAG ATGGCTTCACGCCCCTGATGATCGCGTCCTGCAGCGGCGGCGGCCTTGAGACCGGCAACAGCGAAGAGGAGGAGGACGCGTCTGCCAACGTCATCTCGGACTTCATCTACCAGGGGGCCAACCTCCACAACCAGACGGATCGCACGGGCGAGACGGCGCTGCACCTCGCGGCCCGCTATGCCCGCTCCGATGCCGCCAAGCGCCTCCTGGAGGCTAGCGCGGATGCCAACGTTCAGGACAATATGGGCCGGACCCCCCTGCATGCCGCTGTGGCCGCGGACGCACAGGGAGTCTTCCAG ATTCTGATCCGAAATCGGGCCACAGACCTGGATGCCCGCATGCACGACGGAACCACCCCACTCATCCTGGCAGCCCGTCTGGCCGTGGAAGGCATGGTGGAGGAGCTCATCAACTGCCACGCCGACGTCAACGCGATCGACGACTTCG GAAAATCTGCCTTGCACTGGGCAGCTGCAGTGAACAATGTGGACGCCGCTGTGGTCTTGCTGAAGAATGGCGCCAACAAGGACATGCAAAATAACAAG GAAGAGACGCCTCTCTTCCTCGCCGCCCGGGAAGGAAGCTACGAGACCGCCAAAGTCTTGCTGGAACACTTTGCCAACCGGGAGATCGCCGACCACGTGGACCGGCTGCCTCGAGACATTGCGCAGGAGCGCATGCACCACGATATCGTGCGGCTCCTGGATGAGCACAGCCTGGTCAGGAGCCCCGCTATGCACAGCGGCCCCATGAGCGCCACGCTCTCCCCGGCGCTCTGCTCCCCCAACGACTACCTGGGAGGCAGCATGAAAACCTCGAGCCAGGGCAAGAAGGCGCGCAAGCCCGGCGCCAAGGGCGTGTGCGGCAAGGACAGCAAGGACATGAAGGCCAGGAAGAAGAAGATCCAGGACGGGAAGTGCAGCTTGCTGGACAGCTCTGCCGTGCTCTCGCCCGTGGACTCCCTGGAGTCTCCACATGGATACATGTCTGACGTCGCTTCCCCACCCATGATGAACTCCCCCTTCCAGCAGTCTCCCATGTCCCTCAGCCACCTCCAGGGCATGCCTGACATCGGCGTCAGTCACCCGGTCATGGCGGGCAAGCAGGACCTGGCTCAAATGCAGTTTGACCTGGTGCCGCCCCGTCTGTCCCACCTACCAGTGTCTAGTCCCAGCAGTTCTGGCTCCATGACGATGGCAATGGGCGGGGCAGGTGGTGCCATGAACAGCCAGTGCGATTGGCTCTCCAGGATGCACGCTGGTCTAAGCCAGCAGGCAGTCTTCAACTCCATGCGTGGAGCAGGAGGAGGGCAGCACGGCATGGTGCCCCCGCTGCGTGGAGACCGTCCCACCACCACGCTCTCTCCGATGATGGGCTACCAGGGCATGCAGAACAGCCACCTGACAACGCAGACTCACCTCATGCAGGTGCAGCAGATGGCACCGGTGCAGCAGaacctgcagcagctgcagcagagtcTTCAGCTCCAGCACCAGAACTCCAACACTGCCACTGGTGGCCACATCATCAGCCAGAATTTTATCAGCAGTGACCTGAGCAGCTCAGACCTACAGCCCGTGTCGGGCAGCAGTTTGCCCGTCCACACCATCCTGCCCCAGGAAGCACAGATGCTGCCCTCATCGCTCGGCCAGACCATGGCCAGCACGCAGTTCCTCACTCCACCTTCTCAGCACAGCTACTCCACCCCAATGGACAATACCCCTAGTCATCAGATACAGGTGCCTGATCACCCATTCCTGACGCCCTCCCCTGGATCCCCTGACCAATGGTCAAGCTCCTCCCCGCATTCCAATatgtctgattggtcagaaggcATCTCCAGTCCTCCAACCAGCATGCAGTCACAGATTGGACTTGTTCCAGACCAGTTTAAATAG